Genomic DNA from Candidatus Hydrogenedens sp.:
GCGGGTTCCGAAACATTCGAATAAAACCTCTATAATTGGAGAACCACAATGAAAAGATTTATTCTCTTTTCAAAATTTGTATTTGCACAATTTATCCTACTGGTATTTATTTTTACTCATACGGCTTGTGCAGTAGAACCGATAATTAATAGTGAGACACAAATAGAACACGGGGTTGAAGTGGTCTCCGTCGAGGGGGATTGGAATTATCAGATTATTACAGCTCGTGTTCCATATATTGGGATTGAAGGTGATAATAAAACGGGACTGGCAAGGCTTGTTGTTCCTGTTCGCCAATTAAAAGAAAATAATAAGCTGCCCGCATTCTGTCATGTGCATTATGAAAAAGACATAGGAGGGGCAAAAAAATGGGCAAAAAATGGCTGGCTTGTTTCAACCGCGGTTTATACTCCTGCGGATGGAGAATCACCCATAGACGCTGCTTTAGGTAATGGTTATAATTTAGCACGGGCTATTATCCAATGGATTAAACGGATACCTATCGTTGACAAAACTCATATTCTCATTGATGGTGGTAGTCAGGGAGGATATATGGCTCTGGCAATGAGTGCAGACTTATTCCCTGTAATTGCCACTCATGCGGATGTACCTGTGGTAAATTGGGCGTATAATTTTGCTTATTTTGAGGCGAATAGAGGAATTGCAGGGGTTGGGAAACCTATAGACCAATCTCCAATGCCTGTGCTTGCAAGTGTTATTGGTCTGGCGGATATGTGTTATAAATACTTTCCTAAAGATTTAAACCACGAATGCTGGCATTACCTAAGTCCTATTTCTTATTTAAATTTAATAACAAATCCGGTAATGATAACCTGTGCTACGGGTGATATGCTTGTTCCCATTGAGCAAATGACACAAAAATATGTAAGGGAATATGATACCCAGCAGTTCCCTGAAGGATTTACAAGAGACTTTAAAAATCTTCCTTTCTGCTCACTTAGTAAAAAGGTGTTTGAGGAACTTATTCCCGAAGATAATTATGAAATATTTTTGCTTCAACCCCAAAAAAATAGTTTTGAGATTACTCGTGAGATGTTAATCAATAACAAACTAAAGCCAAAAGCCCGTCCTGAAACTGCCGATAAACCATGGAGTAAAACCAAGCAGTGGTCTCTTGTATATCTCGATGAAGGGGGACCTTCCCCTGTTGCGGGACATACCAAGATGGAATGGGCTTTATCACCCGATAGTTTTACAGAATATTACAAAACCGCTTCTCTGTCTCCTTCTGTACTTACTGTTGATAAACTGGAACATTTATTACGAAGATATAATGGTGAAATGGAGAGACAAATTTTGCTAAATAACGGCAATCCCGCACATAGATTAAACTATCCCCAACTGGAACAATTAGATGTTTTAATTTCGCTCTCTGAATTTGCTCGTATCAGTGAGGAGCATAAGAAACATTTAGAGGAAACTTATGAACAATCCTCTATTAAACCTTTTGGTTCTTCTATCAATGAATATCTTATGAAAAAAGTACCTATGTAATTTGTCATAACAAAAGATTTTTCGATATTATTTTATCTCTATAGAATTCACCAAAATTTAATATCAAAAAAAACGGTGGAGGAGAAAATAATGCAAACTTCATTGATTATTGAATCCAATGGACGCGGAAAAAGTGAATTAGACCGCTTACTGGAACAAGGCTGGACAGTGGTATCTATTACACCCAATCATGGAAAAAGTTATAATGACTTCTTGATTATTTTAGAGAAAAAAGGCGATTCCGAATCGGATAAAAAGGAAGATTAAATTCTTTTAGGAAATTATCCTTTAAACAATCTGTTTCACAAAGAAAATCATACCGATTACGATACACCATATCAATACAAAGCCAATCATACCTGTTAAAGAAGGATACGGGATTTCTATATTTTTGAAAGGTAAAAGTTTTTTATGCTCACCGGGTTCAACTCCTTCGGGAAGGGTAAAAGGAGCAATATGTCTTTCCCCTCTCTTAACAGGTGTATATAAACATCTGTATATTCGATTTAAATTCTCCTCAGAAATGGGTTTCGTGACTAAACTTACCAGAATACCCAGTGAAAAACCTGTAGTCAGATAAAAGGTCATTTGCCATGAGAGCCTCAATTTTTCCTGCCATAACATGAACTCGGGTAGATTTTGAGCAGCCCACCCTTGAAATGCAGGAAGGGAAGTAAGGACAAATACAGCAAAACTTCCGAGTGTTGAAGCCCATGCCCCTTGAGGAGTCGTCCGTCTCCAAAATAAACCTAACCAGAAAATAGGACCCATCATCGCTTGCAGGGAAAAAAATATTTCTAATCCACGGGGAACATTTGGAACTTGAAAAGCAAAGAGAATCCCAACTGCTACAATTACAATAGAGGTAATTCTGCCCACCGTAATATAGTGTTGTTCTGGCTTATCTTTAACTAAATAACGCTTATAAAGGTTTTGTGTAAATAAAGCCGATGAAGAAACCATAAAGGCATCGCAGAAGGACATAACAGAAGCCACCAGAGCAGATATAAATAATCCCAACAATCCAGGGGCAACACCCGGTAGAAAATCACGGGCAATCATACCAAAAACCTGGTCTGTTTGTCTTCCGGTTAAATTTGGATATAAAGCAATGGCACAAAGTCCTGTAAAAGTCCAAGCAATTGTGCAAAAACGCTTTAAAAGATTTCCCCCGGTTAACCCAACCCGTCCGTCCATCTCCGTTCTGCCTGCAGAACAATTTCCTAAAATGTGTGGCTGTGTAACAACACCTACCAGTGCATTAAAGCAGAGAATAATAACATAAAAGAGGTTAATTTCTCCCGGTGCAACTAATTGCAGCATTTCTGGATTGCTAATTTTATCCCGTAACCCTTCAATGCCACCTACTGCACGGAATACAAGGGGTAATAGCATAAAGGAGAAAATGACTGTTAATATTCCTTGAACAAAATCTGTAATAATTGCCGCTCCCAATCCACCTGCTACTCCATATAGGATAAAAATTCCACTCATAAAAAGGATAGAAATATATTTTGGTATAGCCCCGCCTGTTAATGCTTCGATTGTAGCACTGGCACCTAATTGAATAACCCCGATATTAACCGTTAACTGTATTACCCCAACAATAGCATAGAGAGCCCCAACTCCAGGGCTGAAACGTGCTTCAAAATAATCGCCCATCGTAAGGATACGCATCCGCTTTAATAAAGGAGGTATGAGCCAATAGAATGGAGTGCAAAACAGCCATAACCATTGATACCAGATACCTGAAATACCGTTGGTGTATACCTTTGAGGATACGCCTACAGCATCATTACCACTGGTTCCTGCCCCAAAAGAGAAGAACACCATGGTAACTTTACCAAACCGATTTCCTCCCATAAAAAAATCATGCATGTTGCGAATATTTCGGGCAAACCAGACACCTATAAAAGAAATTACCAAAAAATACAAAAAGATAGCTGCCCAATCAAAAATGGTCAATCCTAACATCTATCTATTCCTATGTAGTTTGCAAATTATTTTGAGGGAAAACAAATAATAAAATCATTTCACCTGAGTTCAATTTTAGATGGTTTGGAGGGTTCACAGGTTTCACTTCTGCGGTTATAGGGTCTAACCATAAGAAATCTCCTTTCTCTCTTACACTCACTTTCGCTTGTATTTCCTCTTTACCTTCATTAAAAAACAAATACCCATGAATTCCTTGAATAATCGCATGACGATATCGGATATTTGCTGTTGAAGGATACAAAAGAACATCGGGTTGAATTTTATTTCGTATAAAATCTAACAATTTTTGTGGATTATCCGCATGATGTTTTATCTCTGATAACGACTTCTGATAAGTAATAACCCTTTCCGCCTGAATTATAGGTTCTAATTTTTGGGTTAGTTCAAAAGGAAGTTGGTCTATATCATCAACGATAAGTAGAGGATATTTCATAGTAGAGACTTGAATACCCTCAGGAGTAATAATAGCGGTATTAAGGATTGTTTCTATATCCAGATAAAAAAAGTCAATTTGGTTCTCAAACAAAACTCGGGCTGCCATCCATGGGAGATATTCCACATCGGCTAATATGGCAATATCTGCCACAGGAGTTCCCTCTCCAACAAACCAGCATAGCCGTCTGCATTTATCAGCATAGTTTTTATAATTATTCCACCATACATTATGAGGACCCACATCCGGTGGGCGTTCATCTCTGCGGGGTCCTTCAATAGAATAATAGAAAGCATGGGGAATTAATAAATCTACGCCACGAATCAATAACCAGCCCGTTAACCATTCCATTTCTTCGTATGTAAAATTCCAGCCGTAGGCCCCAAAACATTCGTTCATATTTCGTTTGCGATTGTAATGTAATTTTGCTGAAGCACTACATTTCGGACCTGTGGATTCCGGACCTTCTATACTATTTTTATTAAAAGGTTCTACCCAGCGCCAAACGATATCTTGTCCCGGTATATGGAAATATTTAAGCGTATGAATATCCATAGGGCCTTTGGGATGTCCTGTTAGTGCAACGCCATGTTTCTCGCACCACTTGCTATAAGGCATATAGAATGCATATTCTAATCGCTTTTGAATGGCCCGATTAAAATCTTTTCGCACCTTTTGGGCTTCACTCGATTCTTCTCCCCACAACAAAGGGATACAAGGTTTAAAATCATACCCTACATTTTTTGAGATAAAATCAAGCATACCCCATGTCCATGGGACAGCATTTTTAATGGCTCTTCTACCCAATGGATTGGGTTCATCGGTAAAAATGCCGATAACTGTATTTCCGAAATAATCTTTAAACTCTGCATAGTATTTATCATGAACTAATTCAAAAAACCGTTGCACAGCATCGGGATTTAAGATATCCCCCGCAGGAGGTGCTTCTGGTTCACCATCATCCATTCCGAAATGAACACCCCGAATGGTACCCATAGAACGGGTATGTACATATTCATATTTGTCTGTAAGTAATATCAATTCTTCATCATCTTTCAAAGGGATAGCACTTTTTTCACGACGAATTAAAGCACGGGCAGAAAAAAGGGGATTACTTTCTACTACTTTACCTGCACATGAACCCGAAGGATACATTCCCTCATCATAAAGAATTATTCTCATATCTTTTGCATGAGCAAATTCTATAATAATTTTTAAGAAATAGAGCCAACGCTCTGACATAAAGCCAATAGTTCTGGGAAGTCCCATACGGGGGTGAGGAACAAGCCCATATACACCGTGCGTTATAAAATCGTTTAAATATTCTTGAATTTTTTTCTCTTCTAATTCGTCATTTAAAAACCAGAAAGGCATTAAAGAATATTTATGTGGAGGCTCTTGAAATAATTGGAGCAAATTGTCTTTTCCCATGATGAATTAAACCTGATTTTTTCATTGTTCTATTTATAAAAAAATTTCACATTTGAGCATTATTATAATGTAAAATAACATATAGAGGAGTGACCTGAAAAATGGTATATGACACAAAAATATCGGAAGAGGCAGTAAGTCAGACAAAGTTAATTTCTGCAGATATACCTGCAGACCTATGCACTAAACTACTACAACAATATGGAATGACTCTTTATGAAATTATCTGGTTTGAAAAAGATATAAACGACACTCAGATATTTAAATTATTACGGCAGATAATGGACCGTGGCTGTGAACATATTAATTCTCCCTCTATTTTAACTCCGAAAGTATCTCTCTTTTTTACCGCCCATCAAATTATTAGTGAAATGAGAAAAGATACAACAAATAAAATAGAAAAAAAGGACGACAATACTATTTTTTCAATCCCGATGGTTCATGCAATTCGGCAACTTCCCTTTGAGAAAAGGTTTATCTATTTATTACGAACCAAAGAAAATTTTACATATAGGGATTTAGAAACAGTAACGATTCGTCATCGTGATGAAATAAGTTTATTTCTTACAGAAACAAGGGAATTTTTAAGAATTCAATTATGTAAAGAAGCCCTATTACCTTTCTCTAATAATTCAGATTTATGTTCCGAAATTTATAAATATCTATCTCCTTATTTAGACAACGAATTAAATGCTCTGAATATTATGGAAATAGAGAGACATCTTTGCGAATGTGATAAATGCCTTCAAATCCTTGCAGACCATCAATATATTCATAAACAGGTTAATAATTTGTATCTCATTTCTGATAAAGAATTGTTATCTCATTTCTGGGCGGAAACGAATCTCAACAGAA
This window encodes:
- a CDS encoding glycosyl hydrolase, coding for MGKDNLLQLFQEPPHKYSLMPFWFLNDELEEKKIQEYLNDFITHGVYGLVPHPRMGLPRTIGFMSERWLYFLKIIIEFAHAKDMRIILYDEGMYPSGSCAGKVVESNPLFSARALIRREKSAIPLKDDEELILLTDKYEYVHTRSMGTIRGVHFGMDDGEPEAPPAGDILNPDAVQRFFELVHDKYYAEFKDYFGNTVIGIFTDEPNPLGRRAIKNAVPWTWGMLDFISKNVGYDFKPCIPLLWGEESSEAQKVRKDFNRAIQKRLEYAFYMPYSKWCEKHGVALTGHPKGPMDIHTLKYFHIPGQDIVWRWVEPFNKNSIEGPESTGPKCSASAKLHYNRKRNMNECFGAYGWNFTYEEMEWLTGWLLIRGVDLLIPHAFYYSIEGPRRDERPPDVGPHNVWWNNYKNYADKCRRLCWFVGEGTPVADIAILADVEYLPWMAARVLFENQIDFFYLDIETILNTAIITPEGIQVSTMKYPLLIVDDIDQLPFELTQKLEPIIQAERVITYQKSLSEIKHHADNPQKLLDFIRNKIQPDVLLYPSTANIRYRHAIIQGIHGYLFFNEGKEEIQAKVSVREKGDFLWLDPITAEVKPVNPPNHLKLNSGEMILLFVFPQNNLQTT
- a CDS encoding sodium:solute symporter family protein, whose product is MLGLTIFDWAAIFLYFLVISFIGVWFARNIRNMHDFFMGGNRFGKVTMVFFSFGAGTSGNDAVGVSSKVYTNGISGIWYQWLWLFCTPFYWLIPPLLKRMRILTMGDYFEARFSPGVGALYAIVGVIQLTVNIGVIQLGASATIEALTGGAIPKYISILFMSGIFILYGVAGGLGAAIITDFVQGILTVIFSFMLLPLVFRAVGGIEGLRDKISNPEMLQLVAPGEINLFYVIILCFNALVGVVTQPHILGNCSAGRTEMDGRVGLTGGNLLKRFCTIAWTFTGLCAIALYPNLTGRQTDQVFGMIARDFLPGVAPGLLGLFISALVASVMSFCDAFMVSSSALFTQNLYKRYLVKDKPEQHYITVGRITSIVIVAVGILFAFQVPNVPRGLEIFFSLQAMMGPIFWLGLFWRRTTPQGAWASTLGSFAVFVLTSLPAFQGWAAQNLPEFMLWQEKLRLSWQMTFYLTTGFSLGILVSLVTKPISEENLNRIYRCLYTPVKRGERHIAPFTLPEGVEPGEHKKLLPFKNIEIPYPSLTGMIGFVLIWCIVIGMIFFVKQIV
- a CDS encoding zf-HC2 domain-containing protein translates to MVYDTKISEEAVSQTKLISADIPADLCTKLLQQYGMTLYEIIWFEKDINDTQIFKLLRQIMDRGCEHINSPSILTPKVSLFFTAHQIISEMRKDTTNKIEKKDDNTIFSIPMVHAIRQLPFEKRFIYLLRTKENFTYRDLETVTIRHRDEISLFLTETREFLRIQLCKEALLPFSNNSDLCSEIYKYLSPYLDNELNALNIMEIERHLCECDKCLQILADHQYIHKQVNNLYLISDKELLSHFWAETNLNRKQKNGNSSENNQRKTSHKKNFYFFSWIRNLFRRKK